In one Solanum dulcamara chromosome 1, daSolDulc1.2, whole genome shotgun sequence genomic region, the following are encoded:
- the LOC129887958 gene encoding uncharacterized protein LOC129887958 isoform X1, with protein sequence MSTSRGDHSFDVKELLEIRARCKELRKEKDMLRGSQSRSVELIRILEQHVQTLSEAREEEKNHTQKLKSELENCSQEIDYLQDQLNLRNEEVDSLRECVCSLQLKLANLENMEEEVTRLREELETSNAERLYLLQQLENKELDIEGSALCIERLEESIASMGLEHQFEIESMKLDLIAMEQNYIEAKKSQDETAQDSGMMNELIHDLELQIHDAEKVFERVEKENVNLREQLQASELNAKTFSEKVEELFRGWIPNNDDSSSSKEDDSASSCCGDILSPLLVKLAILGPSDVDLTDKMKEMAGQIKNYESLVKKLKEELRMEKLKAKEEAEDLAQEMAELRYQMTGLLDEERKRRACVEKLSLERIAELEAEVEKERMKSFTEEDQSKSITVSRHVSEA encoded by the exons ATGTCCACTAGCAGGGGTGACCACTCTTTTGATGTAAAGGAGCTATTGGAGATTAGGGCAAGATGTAAAGAG CTTAGGAAAGAAAAAGATATGCTGAGGGGTTCACAAAGTCGGAGTGTTGAACTGATCAGA ATTTTAGAACAGCATGTGCAGACATTATCTGAGGCgcgagaagaagaaaaaaatcacaCCCAGAAGCTGAAAAGCGAGCTGGAGAACTGTTCCCAAGAGATAG ATTACCTGCAGGATCAGCTGAATTTGAGGAATGAAGAGGTGGATTCTCTAAGAGAGTGTGTATGCAGCCTTCAATTGAAACTTGCAAACCTTGAAAACATGGAAGAAGAGGTTACAAGGTTAAGGGAAGAGTTGGAAACATCAAATGCTGAACGCTTATATTTGTTGCAGCAGTTGGAAAACAAAGAGTTAGATATAGAGGGCTCAGCTTTGTGCATAGAGAGACTAGAGGAGTCAATAGCATCCATGGGTCTAGAGCATCAATTTGAAATAGAGAGTATGAAGCTTGATTTGATAGCCATGGAGCAGAATTATATTGAAGCTAAGAAATCCCAGGATGAAACAGCTCAAGATAGTGGTATGATGAATGAGCTTATTCATGACCTCGAACTTCaaattcatgatgcagagaaagTATTTGAAAGAGTAGAAAAGGAGAATGTAAATcttagggaacaactccaggcATCTGAATTGAATGCCAAAACATTTTCTGAAAAAGTAGAGGAGCTATTTCGTGGTTGGATACCGAACAATGATGACAGCTCCTCAAGTAAAGAAGATGACAGTGCTTCTAG CTGCTGTGGTGACATTTTGAGTCCACTCCTTGTCAAACTGGCTATTTTAGGGCCATCAGATGTTGACTTGACTGACAAGATGAAGGAAATGGCAGGTCAAATAAAGAATTATGAATCACTTGTAAAGAAGCTTAAG GAAGAGCTGAGAATGGAAAAGCTAAAAGCCAAAGAAGAAGCAGAGGATTTAGCTCAAGAAATGGCTGAGCTGCGATATCAGATGACTGGGTTGCTGGATGAAGAACGCAAACGTCGTGCATGTGTGGAAAAATTATCTTTAGAAAGAATAGCTGAGTTAGAAGCAGAG GTTGAAAAAGAAAGGATGAAATCCTTCACTGAAGAAGATCAAAGTAAATCCATCACTGTTTCTAGACATGTCAGTGAAGCATAA
- the LOC129887958 gene encoding uncharacterized protein LOC129887958 isoform X2: protein MLRGSQSRSVELIRILEQHVQTLSEAREEEKNHTQKLKSELENCSQEIDYLQDQLNLRNEEVDSLRECVCSLQLKLANLENMEEEVTRLREELETSNAERLYLLQQLENKELDIEGSALCIERLEESIASMGLEHQFEIESMKLDLIAMEQNYIEAKKSQDETAQDSGMMNELIHDLELQIHDAEKVFERVEKENVNLREQLQASELNAKTFSEKVEELFRGWIPNNDDSSSSKEDDSASSCCGDILSPLLVKLAILGPSDVDLTDKMKEMAGQIKNYESLVKKLKEELRMEKLKAKEEAEDLAQEMAELRYQMTGLLDEERKRRACVEKLSLERIAELEAEVEKERMKSFTEEDQSKSITVSRHVSEA, encoded by the exons ATGCTGAGGGGTTCACAAAGTCGGAGTGTTGAACTGATCAGA ATTTTAGAACAGCATGTGCAGACATTATCTGAGGCgcgagaagaagaaaaaaatcacaCCCAGAAGCTGAAAAGCGAGCTGGAGAACTGTTCCCAAGAGATAG ATTACCTGCAGGATCAGCTGAATTTGAGGAATGAAGAGGTGGATTCTCTAAGAGAGTGTGTATGCAGCCTTCAATTGAAACTTGCAAACCTTGAAAACATGGAAGAAGAGGTTACAAGGTTAAGGGAAGAGTTGGAAACATCAAATGCTGAACGCTTATATTTGTTGCAGCAGTTGGAAAACAAAGAGTTAGATATAGAGGGCTCAGCTTTGTGCATAGAGAGACTAGAGGAGTCAATAGCATCCATGGGTCTAGAGCATCAATTTGAAATAGAGAGTATGAAGCTTGATTTGATAGCCATGGAGCAGAATTATATTGAAGCTAAGAAATCCCAGGATGAAACAGCTCAAGATAGTGGTATGATGAATGAGCTTATTCATGACCTCGAACTTCaaattcatgatgcagagaaagTATTTGAAAGAGTAGAAAAGGAGAATGTAAATcttagggaacaactccaggcATCTGAATTGAATGCCAAAACATTTTCTGAAAAAGTAGAGGAGCTATTTCGTGGTTGGATACCGAACAATGATGACAGCTCCTCAAGTAAAGAAGATGACAGTGCTTCTAG CTGCTGTGGTGACATTTTGAGTCCACTCCTTGTCAAACTGGCTATTTTAGGGCCATCAGATGTTGACTTGACTGACAAGATGAAGGAAATGGCAGGTCAAATAAAGAATTATGAATCACTTGTAAAGAAGCTTAAG GAAGAGCTGAGAATGGAAAAGCTAAAAGCCAAAGAAGAAGCAGAGGATTTAGCTCAAGAAATGGCTGAGCTGCGATATCAGATGACTGGGTTGCTGGATGAAGAACGCAAACGTCGTGCATGTGTGGAAAAATTATCTTTAGAAAGAATAGCTGAGTTAGAAGCAGAG GTTGAAAAAGAAAGGATGAAATCCTTCACTGAAGAAGATCAAAGTAAATCCATCACTGTTTCTAGACATGTCAGTGAAGCATAA